A region from the Geobacillus vulcani PSS1 genome encodes:
- the rpmB gene encoding 50S ribosomal protein L28 → MAKCFVTGKKKSFGNSRSHAMNASRRTWKANLQKVRILVDGKPKRVWVSARALKSGKVKRV, encoded by the coding sequence ATGGCGAAATGCTTTGTGACCGGCAAGAAGAAATCGTTCGGCAACTCGCGTTCGCACGCCATGAACGCCAGCCGCCGTACATGGAAAGCCAACTTGCAAAAAGTGCGCATTTTAGTTGACGGCAAACCGAAACGCGTCTGGGTTTCGGCGCGCGCGCTGAAATCTGGAAAAGTGAAACGCGTCTAA
- the spoVM gene encoding stage V sporulation protein SpoVM, which produces MKFYTIKLPRFLGGIVRAVLNAFKKG; this is translated from the coding sequence ATGAAGTTTTATACGATCAAGCTGCCGAGATTTTTAGGCGGAATCGTGCGGGCGGTGTTGAACGCATTTAAAAAAGGATAA
- a CDS encoding thiamine diphosphokinase, protein MIIHIVGGGPRELLPDLRLYDGKDVQWVGVDRGTKALMDFGLRPVRAFGDFDSLPAEEVKRLREMLPEIDIWPAEKDKTDMEIALDWAVEQTDGAIRLFGGTGGRLDHLFGNVELLLKYAGRPIELIDQQNVLTVHLPGMHTVMRDERYRYVSYIPISETVAELTLTGFKYPLTNCHISRGSTLCISNELIQSSGTFSFSEGILMMIRSSDFAGCP, encoded by the coding sequence ATGATCATCCATATTGTCGGCGGCGGCCCGCGCGAGCTTCTCCCGGATTTGCGCCTTTATGACGGGAAAGATGTGCAGTGGGTCGGCGTCGACCGCGGCACGAAAGCGCTGATGGATTTCGGGCTCCGCCCAGTGCGGGCGTTTGGCGATTTTGATTCGCTGCCGGCTGAGGAGGTCAAGCGGCTAAGGGAGATGCTGCCGGAGATTGACATTTGGCCGGCGGAAAAAGACAAAACGGATATGGAGATCGCTCTTGACTGGGCCGTTGAGCAGACAGACGGGGCCATCCGCCTGTTTGGGGGGACCGGCGGGCGGCTCGACCATTTGTTTGGCAACGTCGAGCTGCTGTTAAAGTACGCCGGGCGGCCCATTGAACTCATCGACCAGCAAAACGTGCTCACCGTCCATCTGCCCGGCATGCATACGGTTATGCGCGACGAGCGATACCGCTATGTATCGTACATCCCGATTTCTGAAACAGTGGCAGAGCTTACGCTTACCGGATTTAAATATCCGCTAACAAACTGTCATATTTCCCGAGGTTCGACATTATGTATTAGTAACGAACTTATCCAATCTTCTGGTACTTTTTCGTTTTCAGAAGGCATATTAATGATGATAAGGAGCAGCGATTTTGCCGGCTGCCCGTAG
- the rpe gene encoding ribulose-phosphate 3-epimerase yields the protein MIRIAPSILSADFARLAEEIRSVEEGGADWIHVDIMDGHFVPNLTFGPPVVAAIRPVTKLPLDVHLMIADPDRYIPAFAKAGADVISVHVEACVHLHRTIHFIKEQGVKAGVVLNPHTPVEMIRHVIADVDLVLLMTVNPGFGGQAFIPAVVPKIREVARMASEQNKVIDIEVDGGINAETAPLCAEAGANVLVAGSAIYNEPDRAAAIRALREACTK from the coding sequence ATGATTCGAATTGCGCCATCGATTTTATCAGCCGATTTCGCCCGCTTGGCCGAGGAAATTCGTTCGGTCGAGGAAGGCGGGGCGGATTGGATTCATGTCGATATTATGGACGGTCATTTCGTGCCGAATTTGACGTTCGGTCCACCGGTCGTGGCCGCCATTCGACCGGTGACGAAGCTGCCGCTTGACGTTCATTTGATGATCGCCGACCCGGACCGATACATCCCGGCGTTTGCGAAAGCGGGCGCGGATGTGATTTCCGTCCATGTTGAGGCATGCGTGCATTTGCATCGGACGATTCATTTCATCAAGGAACAAGGCGTCAAAGCCGGGGTGGTGCTCAATCCCCATACACCGGTCGAGATGATCCGCCATGTAATCGCGGATGTCGATCTCGTCTTGTTGATGACGGTCAATCCAGGGTTCGGCGGACAGGCGTTTATTCCGGCGGTCGTGCCAAAAATCCGCGAGGTTGCCCGGATGGCCAGCGAGCAAAACAAGGTGATCGATATTGAAGTTGACGGCGGCATCAACGCGGAAACGGCGCCGCTTTGCGCGGAGGCCGGGGCGAACGTGCTCGTCGCCGGTTCGGCCATCTACAATGAACCGGATCGAGCCGCCGCCATTCGTGCGCTTCGCGAAGCATGCACGAAGTAG
- the rsgA gene encoding ribosome small subunit-dependent GTPase A — MAEGQIIKALSGFYYVLSEGRVFQCRGRGVFRKKKVTPLVGDRVVFQATSETEGYILEIGERQNELVRPPIANVEQAILVFSAVSPDFNAKLLDRFLVLVESKRITPIIVISKIDLLDDESKEEIARYVHDYRRIGYDVIETSAVTKGGLDELAARLRGRVSVIAGQSGVGKSSLLNALRPDLRLKTGDISTHLGRGKHTTRHVELLEVAGGLVADTPGFSALEFDHIELDELPHYFPEFRTHGEGCKFRGCLHIAEPKCAVREAVEAGEIPSYRYDHYVSFVAEMKERKPRY, encoded by the coding sequence ATGGCGGAAGGACAAATCATTAAAGCGTTAAGCGGATTTTATTACGTCCTGTCCGAAGGCCGTGTGTTTCAATGCCGTGGGCGCGGTGTGTTCCGCAAGAAAAAAGTGACGCCGCTCGTCGGCGACCGCGTCGTTTTTCAGGCGACGAGTGAAACGGAAGGCTATATTTTGGAGATTGGCGAGCGGCAAAATGAGCTTGTGCGGCCGCCGATCGCCAACGTCGAGCAGGCGATTTTAGTTTTTTCGGCTGTAAGCCCGGACTTCAACGCCAAGCTACTTGACCGTTTTCTTGTCTTGGTTGAATCAAAACGAATCACGCCAATCATTGTCATCAGCAAAATCGATTTGTTGGATGACGAATCGAAAGAAGAGATTGCCCGCTACGTGCATGATTACCGGCGCATCGGCTACGACGTTATCGAGACGTCGGCGGTGACAAAAGGGGGGCTCGATGAGCTGGCGGCCCGCCTTCGCGGCCGCGTCTCCGTCATCGCCGGGCAGTCCGGCGTCGGCAAATCGTCGCTGCTAAACGCGCTCCGTCCCGATTTGCGGTTGAAAACCGGCGACATTTCCACCCATTTAGGGCGCGGCAAGCATACGACCCGCCATGTCGAACTGCTTGAGGTTGCCGGTGGGCTTGTCGCCGACACTCCAGGGTTTAGTGCGCTCGAGTTCGACCATATCGAGCTTGACGAATTGCCGCATTATTTTCCTGAATTTCGGACGCATGGGGAAGGATGCAAATTCCGCGGCTGTCTTCATATCGCCGAGCCGAAATGCGCCGTGCGCGAGGCGGTCGAGGCTGGTGAGATTCCATCGTACCGCTATGACCACTACGTCAGTTTTGTTGCTGAAATGAAAGAACGAAAGCCGAGGTATTGA
- the pknB gene encoding Stk1 family PASTA domain-containing Ser/Thr kinase, whose amino-acid sequence MLIGKRLNDRYKIISLIGGGGMANVYLARDMILERDVAVKVLRLDFTNDDQFIKRFRREAQAATSLNHEHIVSIYDVGEEEGVYYIVMEYVRGATLKQYIQQHAPLPVERALGIMDQLTSAIAHAHENGIIHRDIKPQNILLDEQGNVKVTDFGIAVAMSGTTITQTNSVLGSVHYLSPEQARGGIATEKSDIYSLGIVMFELVTGRLPFSGESAVSIVLKHLQAETPSPKAWNPDLPQSVENIILKATAKDPFYRYASAREMNEDIRTALDPRRRNEPKFIIPDDDEEATKAIPMIKHAESAALEQETLVYEEKTSEPVHTTGEPKPKRKRAWIAWLVAALLFIGAAGVSAVTWIPDLIFPKEVTMPNVVNKNYDDAVEQLSSLGLEIKDTIDVEDDHIEEGKVVRTDPEAGMTVKKGAGVIIYKSIGKKKIEFPSFIGDDIAAAEEELRAEGFARITRSGRYSDKPEGTILDQYPYAGDEVVPDETEVMFTVSLGPEKVTVKDLTGYTEKSVRDYGADQGLRIDVKYEYSNEVPEGLVISQTPAANEQVKKGETITVVISRGPEPKPSKTVVKEIMIPYEPAMPGQIVEAQLYIQDATHNMTTPYKTYRLTAPATEMVEFEIPYGETAYYRVIVNNVVKEEGAIPYPGNDGKKG is encoded by the coding sequence GTGCTCATTGGAAAACGATTGAATGACCGCTATAAAATCATCAGCCTCATCGGCGGCGGCGGCATGGCCAATGTGTATTTGGCCCGCGATATGATTTTGGAGCGCGATGTTGCTGTCAAAGTGCTCCGCCTCGACTTTACCAACGATGATCAATTCATTAAACGGTTTCGCCGTGAAGCCCAGGCGGCAACGAGTTTAAATCATGAACATATCGTCTCCATTTATGATGTCGGCGAAGAGGAAGGCGTCTATTACATCGTCATGGAATATGTGCGCGGCGCGACGCTCAAGCAATACATTCAGCAGCATGCTCCGCTTCCGGTCGAACGGGCGCTTGGCATCATGGATCAGCTGACATCCGCGATCGCCCATGCCCATGAGAACGGCATCATTCATCGCGACATTAAACCGCAAAATATTTTGCTTGATGAGCAAGGCAATGTGAAAGTCACCGACTTCGGGATTGCCGTGGCGATGAGCGGGACAACGATTACACAGACGAACTCGGTGCTCGGTTCGGTCCATTATTTGTCGCCAGAACAGGCGCGCGGGGGCATTGCGACAGAAAAGTCGGATATTTATTCGCTCGGCATTGTCATGTTTGAACTCGTCACCGGCCGGTTGCCGTTTTCCGGAGAATCAGCCGTTTCGATCGTGTTGAAGCACTTGCAGGCGGAAACCCCGTCGCCGAAAGCGTGGAATCCGGATCTTCCCCAAAGCGTGGAAAACATTATTTTGAAAGCGACGGCGAAAGACCCGTTTTACCGCTATGCGTCTGCTCGCGAAATGAACGAAGACATTCGGACGGCGCTTGATCCAAGGCGGCGAAACGAGCCGAAATTCATCATTCCCGATGACGATGAAGAGGCAACGAAAGCCATTCCAATGATCAAACATGCGGAAAGCGCGGCGTTGGAGCAAGAGACGCTTGTGTACGAAGAAAAAACGAGCGAACCGGTTCATACGACGGGCGAACCAAAACCGAAGCGGAAGCGGGCATGGATCGCTTGGCTTGTGGCTGCCTTGCTGTTCATTGGAGCTGCCGGCGTCAGCGCCGTCACATGGATTCCGGACCTCATTTTTCCAAAAGAAGTGACCATGCCGAACGTGGTCAATAAAAACTATGACGACGCTGTTGAACAGTTGTCGTCGCTCGGTTTGGAAATCAAAGATACGATCGATGTGGAAGATGACCACATAGAAGAAGGAAAAGTCGTGCGCACCGATCCGGAAGCCGGCATGACGGTGAAGAAAGGGGCCGGCGTCATTATTTATAAGAGCATTGGAAAAAAGAAAATCGAATTTCCGAGCTTCATTGGCGATGATATTGCTGCAGCGGAGGAAGAGCTGCGCGCCGAAGGGTTTGCCCGCATCACACGCAGCGGCCGCTACAGCGACAAGCCGGAAGGGACGATTTTGGATCAATACCCGTACGCGGGCGATGAAGTCGTGCCTGATGAAACAGAAGTGATGTTCACTGTCAGCCTCGGGCCGGAGAAGGTCACTGTTAAAGATTTGACCGGCTATACGGAAAAAAGCGTGCGCGACTACGGAGCGGATCAAGGACTGCGCATTGATGTGAAGTACGAGTATTCGAACGAGGTGCCAGAAGGGCTTGTCATTTCGCAAACCCCAGCGGCGAACGAGCAGGTAAAAAAAGGGGAAACCATCACTGTTGTCATTTCCCGCGGGCCGGAGCCGAAGCCGTCCAAAACGGTAGTGAAAGAGATTATGATCCCATATGAACCGGCGATGCCGGGGCAAATCGTTGAAGCCCAGCTTTACATCCAAGATGCCACTCACAATATGACAACGCCATACAAAACATACCGGCTGACGGCGCCAGCGACTGAGATGGTCGAGTTTGAAATTCCATACGGGGAGACCGCTTATTACCGCGTCATTGTCAATAATGTCGTCAAAGAGGAAGGAGCGATCCCATACCCAGGAAATGATGGAAAAAAGGGGTGA
- a CDS encoding Stp1/IreP family PP2C-type Ser/Thr phosphatase: MRAVFRTDIGQIREHNEDSGGVFVNQRGQYLAIVADGMGGHRAGDVASSMAVTYLQECWEKENGLASPAEAEQWLKTQIAAANEQLFQHARFHPECQGMGTTIVAAVCAGPFATVAHIGDSRCYVLNQSGIQQLTDDHSLVNELVKSGQLSKEAAEHHPRKNVLLRALGTEPAVKIDVKTVALDEGDMLLLCSDGLSNKVSEADMVHILTGAGTLEEKAEALIELANGRGGEDNISLAVIDVSTEREGG, translated from the coding sequence ATGCGAGCCGTTTTCCGAACTGACATCGGCCAAATTCGCGAACATAACGAAGACAGCGGCGGCGTGTTTGTCAATCAACGCGGTCAATATTTAGCGATCGTCGCTGATGGGATGGGAGGGCATCGTGCCGGCGACGTAGCCAGCTCCATGGCGGTGACGTATTTGCAGGAGTGCTGGGAGAAAGAGAATGGCCTTGCTTCGCCTGCTGAGGCGGAGCAATGGCTCAAGACGCAGATTGCGGCGGCGAACGAACAATTGTTTCAACATGCCCGTTTCCATCCGGAATGCCAAGGAATGGGGACGACGATTGTCGCTGCCGTTTGCGCCGGTCCGTTCGCGACGGTTGCGCATATTGGCGACAGCCGCTGCTACGTGCTCAACCAAAGCGGAATTCAGCAGCTGACGGATGACCACTCGTTGGTCAATGAGCTCGTCAAAAGCGGGCAACTTTCCAAAGAAGCGGCTGAACATCACCCGCGCAAAAACGTGCTGTTGCGGGCGCTCGGCACGGAACCGGCGGTGAAAATCGACGTTAAAACGGTGGCGCTCGACGAAGGGGATATGTTGCTGCTATGTTCGGACGGGTTGTCCAACAAAGTGTCGGAAGCAGACATGGTGCATATTTTGACGGGTGCCGGCACGCTGGAAGAGAAGGCGGAGGCGCTCATTGAGCTCGCCAACGGGCGGGGCGGGGAAGACAACATTTCGCTGGCGGTCATCGATGTTTCAACGGAACGTGAAGGTGGGTGA
- the rlmN gene encoding 23S rRNA (adenine(2503)-C(2))-methyltransferase RlmN: MEMVRPAARRSVGETQPPLPSIYSLTLDELKEWLAAQGEKPFRATQIYEWLYQKRVTDFADMTNLPKRLREQLAASFLITTLKTVVKQTSKDGTIKFLFELHDGYSIETVLMRHNYGNSVCVTTQVGCRIGCTFCASTLGGLKRHLEAGEIVAQVVQVQKALDETGERVSSIVVMGIGEPFDNYDALIKFLRIINHPKGLNIGARHITVSTSGIIPKIYQFADEGMQINFAISLHAPTNELRTKLMPINKAYPLPKLMEAVRYYIEKTGRRVTFEYGLFGGVNDQLEHAEQLAALIKGLKCHVNLIPVNYVPERNYVRTPRSQIFAFERALKKHGINVTIRREHGHDIDAACGQLRAKERKEETR; this comes from the coding sequence ATGGAAATGGTTCGTCCGGCTGCCCGCCGCTCTGTCGGCGAAACGCAGCCCCCGTTGCCATCGATTTATTCGCTTACGCTGGACGAATTGAAGGAATGGCTTGCCGCTCAAGGTGAAAAGCCGTTTCGGGCCACGCAAATTTACGAATGGTTGTATCAGAAGCGCGTGACCGATTTTGCCGACATGACGAATCTGCCGAAACGGTTGCGCGAACAGCTAGCGGCATCGTTTTTGATCACGACGTTGAAAACGGTGGTCAAACAAACGTCCAAAGACGGAACGATCAAATTTTTGTTTGAGCTTCATGATGGCTATTCGATCGAGACAGTGCTCATGCGCCATAACTACGGCAATTCGGTGTGCGTCACAACGCAAGTCGGCTGCCGCATCGGCTGCACGTTTTGCGCCTCGACGCTCGGCGGCCTTAAGCGTCATTTAGAGGCGGGCGAGATTGTCGCCCAAGTCGTGCAAGTGCAGAAGGCGCTCGATGAAACAGGCGAGCGCGTCAGCAGCATCGTTGTCATGGGCATCGGCGAGCCGTTTGACAACTACGATGCACTCATCAAGTTTTTGCGCATCATCAACCACCCAAAAGGGTTGAACATTGGCGCTCGTCATATCACTGTTTCTACCAGCGGGATAATACCTAAAATTTACCAATTCGCGGATGAAGGAATGCAAATCAACTTTGCCATTTCTTTGCACGCACCGACAAATGAGCTGCGGACGAAACTCATGCCGATCAATAAAGCGTACCCGCTGCCGAAGCTGATGGAGGCAGTTCGGTATTACATTGAAAAAACCGGCCGGCGCGTGACGTTTGAGTACGGATTGTTCGGCGGGGTGAACGACCAGCTTGAGCACGCCGAGCAGCTGGCTGCGCTGATTAAAGGACTGAAATGCCATGTGAATTTGATTCCGGTCAACTACGTGCCGGAGCGCAACTATGTGCGCACGCCGCGCAGTCAAATTTTCGCTTTTGAACGGGCGTTGAAAAAACATGGAATCAATGTCACCATTCGCCGCGAACATGGACACGACATCGATGCCGCCTGCGGACAGCTTCGCGCGAAGGAGCGAAAAGAAGAGACGAGGTGA
- the rsmB gene encoding 16S rRNA (cytosine(967)-C(5))-methyltransferase RsmB has translation MNVRELALDTLLAIEEKGAYSHLELNDAIRKGHVDSRDAALLTEIVYGTMQRRDTLDYYLAPFLRKARRLEPWVRILLRLTLYQMVYLDRVPDRAAVFEAVEIAKRRGHRGIASLVNGVLRTISREGLPAIEAVDDASQRLAIATSHPEWLVRRWIAQYGFEETARMCEMNLRPPQSTARVNRLRATVEEALERLRAEGVEAELGRMAPEAIRAEKGNLAHTEAFRAGWLTIQDESSMLVARALDPAPGERVLDCCAAPGGKTTHIAERMDGRGEVVAVDVHEHKVKLIKQQAQRLGLDNIMAIALDSRRLGERFAPESFDRILVDAPCTGFGVIRRKPEIKYTKGSDDVAALAEVQQAILRAAAPLLKKGGTLVYSTCTVEREENEETIARFLADHRDFSLDGQLAERMPEPVRPYVKGGMLQLLPHHFDSDGFFIARLRKKV, from the coding sequence ATGAACGTACGTGAACTTGCTTTGGATACACTGTTGGCAATTGAAGAAAAAGGGGCATACAGCCATCTCGAACTGAACGACGCGATTCGCAAAGGGCATGTTGACAGCCGCGATGCGGCGCTGTTGACGGAAATCGTGTACGGCACGATGCAGCGGCGCGACACGCTCGACTACTATTTAGCGCCGTTTTTGCGCAAAGCGCGCCGACTTGAGCCGTGGGTGCGCATACTTCTTCGCTTGACGCTGTACCAAATGGTGTATTTGGACCGCGTCCCCGACCGCGCCGCCGTCTTTGAAGCGGTTGAAATCGCTAAGCGGCGCGGCCATCGCGGCATCGCTTCACTTGTCAACGGCGTCTTGCGCACGATCAGCCGCGAAGGGTTGCCGGCGATCGAGGCGGTTGATGACGCGAGCCAGCGGCTTGCCATTGCCACCAGCCATCCCGAGTGGCTCGTCCGGCGCTGGATCGCGCAATACGGCTTCGAGGAGACCGCGCGCATGTGCGAGATGAACTTGCGCCCGCCGCAATCAACGGCCCGCGTCAACCGGCTGCGCGCGACCGTCGAAGAAGCGCTCGAGCGGCTGCGCGCTGAAGGAGTTGAGGCCGAATTGGGCCGAATGGCGCCCGAAGCCATTCGCGCGGAAAAAGGAAACTTGGCTCATACCGAGGCGTTTCGCGCCGGATGGCTGACGATTCAAGATGAAAGCTCCATGCTTGTCGCCCGAGCGCTCGATCCAGCCCCCGGCGAGCGGGTGCTTGACTGCTGCGCGGCACCGGGCGGAAAAACGACCCATATCGCGGAGCGGATGGACGGCCGTGGCGAAGTAGTCGCCGTCGATGTTCATGAGCATAAAGTAAAGCTGATCAAACAACAGGCGCAAAGGCTTGGACTTGATAACATCATGGCCATCGCCCTTGACAGCCGCCGGCTCGGTGAACGGTTCGCCCCGGAATCGTTTGACCGCATTTTAGTTGATGCGCCGTGTACGGGATTCGGCGTCATTCGCCGTAAACCGGAGATCAAATATACGAAAGGGAGCGATGATGTCGCCGCGCTTGCTGAGGTGCAGCAAGCCATTTTACGGGCGGCCGCCCCGCTTTTGAAAAAAGGCGGTACGCTTGTCTACAGCACATGCACGGTGGAGCGCGAGGAAAACGAAGAAACCATCGCCCGCTTTTTAGCCGACCACCGCGACTTTTCCCTTGATGGCCAGCTGGCCGAGCGGATGCCGGAACCGGTGCGGCCGTATGTGAAAGGCGGCATGCTTCAGTTGTTGCCGCATCATTTTGACTCTGACGGGTTTTTTATCGCCCGACTGCGAAAGAAGGTGTAA
- the fmt gene encoding methionyl-tRNA formyltransferase, translated as MTNIVFMGTPDFAVPILRQLLDDGHRVVAVVTQPDKPKGRKREPVPPPVKVEAERCGIPVLQPTKIREPEQYEQVLAFAPDLIVTAAYGQILPKALLEAPKYGCINVHASLLPELRGGAPIHYAIWQGKTKTGVTIMYMVEKLDAGDMLAQVEVPIDETDTVGTLHDKLSAAGAKLLSETLPLLLEGNITPVPQDEEKATYAPNIRREQERIDWTQPGEAIYNHIRAFHPWPVTYTTSGDNVWKIWWGEKVPAPYSAPPGTILALEENGIVVATGNETAIRITELQPAGKKRMAAGEFLRGAGSRLAVGMKLGEDHERT; from the coding sequence ATGACGAACATTGTCTTTATGGGAACACCTGACTTTGCCGTACCGATTTTGCGGCAGCTGCTTGATGACGGGCATCGGGTTGTAGCGGTTGTCACGCAGCCGGACAAGCCGAAAGGGCGAAAGCGCGAGCCTGTTCCGCCGCCGGTCAAAGTCGAGGCGGAGCGCTGCGGCATCCCGGTGCTGCAGCCGACGAAAATTCGCGAGCCGGAGCAGTATGAACAAGTGCTGGCGTTTGCGCCCGATTTGATTGTCACGGCAGCGTATGGGCAAATTTTGCCAAAGGCGCTGCTTGAGGCGCCGAAATACGGCTGCATCAACGTCCATGCTTCGCTTCTTCCGGAACTGCGCGGCGGCGCGCCGATCCATTACGCCATTTGGCAGGGAAAAACGAAAACAGGCGTTACGATCATGTACATGGTAGAAAAACTTGACGCCGGCGACATGCTGGCGCAAGTGGAAGTGCCGATCGACGAGACGGATACGGTTGGCACACTTCATGATAAATTGAGCGCCGCCGGGGCTAAACTATTATCAGAAACGCTTCCGCTTTTATTGGAAGGAAACATTACGCCCGTTCCGCAAGATGAGGAGAAAGCGACGTATGCGCCGAACATCCGTCGCGAGCAGGAGCGGATCGATTGGACGCAGCCCGGCGAAGCCATTTACAACCATATTCGCGCCTTCCATCCGTGGCCGGTGACGTATACGACATCGGGAGATAATGTTTGGAAAATATGGTGGGGAGAAAAAGTGCCAGCGCCATATTCGGCGCCGCCAGGCACGATTTTGGCGCTCGAGGAAAACGGCATCGTCGTGGCCACGGGCAATGAGACGGCCATTCGCATCACCGAATTGCAGCCGGCCGGAAAAAAACGGATGGCGGCAGGCGAATTTTTGCGCGGCGCCGGCAGCCGGCTGGCGGTCGGCATGAAGCTAGGAGAGGATCATGAACGTACGTGA
- the def gene encoding peptide deformylase translates to MSILSIVTYPNPILEQPCAPVTIFDRRLGRLLDDMYETMLAADGVGLAAPQVGIAEQIAVVDVGDEHGRIELINPVVIETRGEEVDVEGCLSFPGLFGEVPRAKYVKVRAQNRRGRPFTLSATGFLARALQHEIDHLHGVLFTSKVIRYCDLEELEG, encoded by the coding sequence TTGTCGATTTTGTCCATTGTCACGTATCCGAATCCGATTTTAGAACAGCCGTGCGCGCCGGTAACGATATTTGACCGTCGGCTCGGGCGGCTGCTTGACGATATGTATGAAACGATGCTTGCTGCTGATGGAGTCGGGCTCGCCGCTCCGCAAGTCGGCATCGCCGAACAGATTGCGGTCGTCGATGTCGGAGATGAGCACGGACGCATTGAGCTCATCAACCCGGTCGTGATCGAAACGCGCGGCGAAGAAGTGGATGTGGAAGGATGTTTGAGCTTTCCCGGTTTGTTTGGCGAAGTGCCGCGTGCGAAATATGTGAAAGTACGGGCGCAAAACCGGCGCGGCCGCCCCTTTACGCTTTCTGCGACCGGTTTTTTGGCGCGCGCCCTGCAGCATGAAATCGACCATTTGCACGGCGTGTTGTTTACGTCGAAAGTGATTCGCTATTGCGATCTTGAAGAATTGGAAGGATAG